One genomic region from Anthonomus grandis grandis chromosome 1, icAntGran1.3, whole genome shotgun sequence encodes:
- the LOC126738627 gene encoding uncharacterized protein LOC126738627: MENTDCSAKRELIRSRPEQKPPCRSANRSPACRKIGGVIIPPPTLNNGFGPPQVLQKTALIAPDNGVSFNTRVVEVNDQAAGISHTCARLKDYRAFDQNSGVAVVSGGRATNPGSNGHNALSQTQAIATRKFPISRSGILYTLHKLRDPVAEYQETRGVPRDEEITFLNLITSLCSQAYSAAITIMVMVWNLMPLVDGLVYFLRFFLDKIIDIVQTENNIDRATKIVLFFAEITVIMLLFFLIMGLIFMPVYELVVHMGRKVLSLVS; encoded by the coding sequence atggaaaatacCGACTGTTCGGCTAAGAGAGAACTGATACGATCCAGACCGGAACAAAAGCCACCCTGCAGGTCTGCGAATCGTAGTCCCGCTTGCAGAAAGATCGGGGGAGTGATCATCCCGCCGCCTACATTAAATAATGGTTTCGGACCTCCCCAGGTACTACAGAAAACCGCGTTAATCGCTCCTGATAATGGAGTCTCATTTAATACTCGAGTAGTCGAAGTTAACGATCAAGCAGCAGGTATAAGCCATACCTGCGCGCGACTAAAAGATTATAGAGCGTTTGATCAAAACTCCGGTGTTGCAGTTGTTTCAGGGGGCAGAGCTACTAACCCGGGTTCTAATGGTCATAATGCTTTATCCCAAACACAAGCAATTGCTACCAGGAAATTTCCCATTTCCAGGTCAGGAATTTTATATACTTTGCACAAGCTAAGAGATCCAGTGGCGGAATATCAGGAGACCAGAGGAGTACCACGAGATGAAGAAATAACATTTCTCAATCTGATTACGTCTTTGTGCTCACAAGCTTATAGCGCTGCCATCACTATTATGGTGATGGTGTGGAACTTGATGCCTCTTGTAGACGGACTGGtgtattttttacggttttttttgGATAAGATCATTGATATTGTGCAAACCGAAAATAATATAGACCGAGCCACGAAGATAGTCCTGTTCTTCGCCGAGATTACTGTGATTATGTTGCTGTTTTTTTTGATCATGGGGCTGATTTTTATGCCGGTTTATGAACTAGTGGTGCACATGGGCAGAAAAGTTCTTTCGTTGGTGTCCTGA